Within Kutzneria chonburiensis, the genomic segment GGCGTTGACCCACACGAAAGCGTGCAGGGCCTGGTAGCCGGTGGTGGCGAAGCTGGCCGGCACGCCCATCTCACCCAAGGCCTGGAAGGCGGGGATGGAGCTGGGGTTCGCGCCCAGGAAGGCCTGGAGGTTGACCTTGTCGCCGGTGCCGGCGTCCTTGTCGGCGGCCAGCGCCCGCACGAGGGCGAGGAACTGCTCGGGGGTGGCCACCAGGAACCGAGGAAGGTTCACGCCGATCAGATCCGTGAACGAGCCATCGGGCAGGGCGAACTTGACGGCCATGCCCCGCCCGCCGGGCTGGGTGTCGGGCATCGCGGGATTGCCGCTGCCGTTGGAGAAGCGCACGGTGGCCGACACGGGCGCGCCGGCCAGGTGAGCGGCGGTCGTGTACTTCGCGGCGTCGCCGGAGGGCGTGAAAGTGGCCACGAAGCAGGCCCCACGGGCATGCGCGCGACGGTAGCCGGCGTGCCGGCCGTCGAGGTGCTCCATGGTGTTCACGACCTGGACGGGCAGCGAGGTTTCAGCGGTCATCAGCCAGCGGTTCCAATCGGCGTGGTGGGGGGAGTCGACAGTAGGTCTAAGCCCACCACGAGTTCGGAGTCCAGGCATCCTGACCTGGGCTTCCCCACCCGGCAGTGTTTGGGACACATTCGAACTACCCGGAGGTTCCCGTGTCCACGACGCTGGCCAGGCCCGATATCGACCCCGAGCCGAAGGGCGCCCTGGAACGGACGCTGGTGGCGGTGTTCGTGGTCGTCCCATTGCTAGCACTGCTAGCGGCCATCCCGCTGGCCTGGGGCTGGGGCCTCGGCTGGCACGACATCGTGATCGCGGTGGTGTTCTACTTCGTGTCGGGCTTCGGCGTGACGGTTGGATTCCACCGGCTGTTCACGCACGGCTCGTTCCGCGCCAAACCGGCGCTGCGCACCGGACTGGCCATCGCCGGCAGCCTGGCACTGGAGATGGGCGTGATCGACTGGGTGGCCACGCACCGCCGCCACCACAAGTACGCGGACCGGGCCGGCGACCCGCACTCGCCGTGGCGGTTCGGCTCGGACTGGAAGGCGCTGACCAAGGGCCTGCTGCACGCCCACGTGGGCTGGCTCTTTGATCGTGAGCGGACCTCGGCCGAGCGGTTCTGCCCTGACCTGCTGGCCGATCCGGCGATCAAGAAGGTGAACCAGCGCTTCGAGCTGCTGGTCGCGGTGTCGCTGCTGGCCCCGGCGCTGGTTGGCGGCCTGTGGAGCATGTCGTGGCAGGGTGCCCTGACCGCCTTCTTCTGGGGCTCGCTGGTCCGCATCGCGCTGCTGCACCACGTCACCTGGTCGATCAACTCGATCTGCCACACCTTCGGCGACGAGGAGTTCGAGGTCCGCGACAAGTCACGCAACGTGGGCTGGCTGGCCGTGCTGAGCATGGGCGAGTCCTGGCACAACCTGCACCACAGCGACCCGAGCTGCGCCCGTCACGGCGCGCTGCCCGGACAGGTCGACCCCAGCGCCCGGGTCATCTGGATCTTCGAGAAGCTGGGCTGGGCCACGGACGTGAAATGGCCGGACGCCCGGCGTCTTGCGGCAAAGCGGCTGTCCACGGCCAAGGTATGAGGAGAATGTCGGTTGTGGCCCCACCGATCACCCTGGTGTCCCGCATGATGATGCGACTGCGACTCGTGCCGGTCGCGCTCGGCCTGGCGATCGCCAGCCAGCTGGGCGTGGCCGTGCTGGTCTTCGTGATCGTCGCCGCGGCCCTGATCCCGCTGTGGGTCGGCGTGCCGGCGGTGATCGCGGCGATGGCGCTGTGCCGCCGCTTCGCCGACGTGCACCGATCGGTCGCGGGCAGCCTGCTCGGCCGGGAGGTGCCCCGCCCGTACCGGCCGATCGCCCGCACCGACAACTGGGTGACCCGGTTCCGCATCGCCGCCGCCGACCCGGCCACCTGGCGCGACCTGTCCTGGCTGCTGGCCAACGCCGTCGTCGGCGTGCTGTGCAGCGCGATGGTGCTGGGGCTGCTGTTCGGCGGCCTGTTCTGGCTGACCATGCCCCTCTGGTACGGCCTGGTGCCGGAGGGCGTCGTCATCCAGTCGTTCGGCATCTGGGAGGTCCGCAATTTCGACGACAGCCTGTGGATGGTCCCGGCCGGCGTGGCCGAACTGATCTTCTGGGGCTGGCTGTCGCCCCGGCTGATGTGGCTCAACGCCGCCGTGACCGCCGGCCTGCTCGGGCCGACCGAGACCGCGGTGGCCAACACGCAGCTGACCACGCGGGTGGCCCAGCTGTCCGAATCGAGGGCGGTGTCGGTGGACACGCACGCGTCCGAGCTGCGGCGCATCGAGCGGGACCTGCACGACGGGGCGCAGGCCCGGCTGGTGGCGCTGGGCATGAGCCTGGGCATGGCCGAGGAGACGGTGGACGACAACCCGGAGCTGGCCAAGCAGCTGCTGGCCGAGGCCCGGGAGTCGACCAACACCGCGCTGGCCGAGCTGCGCGGCCTGGTCCGCGGCATCCTGCCGCCGGTGCTGGCCGACCGTGGCCTCGAGGGCGCGTTGCAGGCGTTGGCGCTGGCCAGCCCGCTGCCCGTGCAGGTGGCCATCGACCTGCCGGGACGCCCGCCGGAGCCGGTGGAGTCGGCGGTGTACTTCGCCATCGCCGAGGCGCTGACCAACACGGCCAAGCACGGCGCGGCCGACCACGCATGGCTGCGGCTGTCCTATTCGGACGGCCGGCTGGTCGCGGTGGTCGGGGACGACGGGCGTGGCGGCGCCGACGTCGAACCGGGTGGCGGCCTGCACGGTCTGGAGCGCCGGCTGGCCGCGTTCGACGGAGTGCTGCTGGTGACCAGCCCGCTAGGCGGCCCCACCGTCGTCTACCTGGAGGTCCCCTGCGCCCTCACGCCCCCGTGAGGCGACGAGGTGGGTCAGGATCAGGCCGATCGACGCGATGATCACGTTCTGCAGCGCCGCCGACAGGCCGTTCCACTTGGACGACTGCCACATCTGGAAGTACTCGCCGCCGATGGCGATGAAGCCGCCGCCGAACAGCATGGCCTCCATCAGCCAGCCCAGCGAGGACAGCCGCTTGGCCAGCTCACTGCCTCGGATCCAGGCCACGACCGCGGCGATCAGCGCGATCGCCGCCAGCCCCTCCCAGATGATGATCAGCACGTAGGCCGCGGTCACCAGGCCGGGGTTGGTGATGGCCCGCCACATCAGGTGCGGTGACTTGAAGGTCGTGTCCATCGCGAACACGTGCTGCACGAACGCGTAGTTCGTGTCGTAGTCCGTGATGTTGCCGATCGTGATCAACGCGAGCTGTAGCGCGCTGATCGCGGTGAGCACCCCGACGACCACACGCAGGCCGCCCAGTCTGGAGAGAAGACGCATGGCGGGGACTCTACGTGGGCTCTTCGTCACCCTGGGCAGGATTGGCCCACGTGGTCAAGTACGTTCACGGTCATGCCCCTGGTCTCGGTGCTGACCGCCGCGCACGCCGGCCGCGCCCCGTTGCTGCCGGCCACCGGCGAGAGCCTGGCCGCGCAGGTCCTGCCGGCCGGCTGGGAGCTGGAGTGGATCATCGAGGAGGACGGGCCGGAGCCGGTGTTGGCGCAGGTCGCGGCCGGTTTTCCGCAGGCTTCGCATCGCGCGCTCAGGGCACAGATGGGCGTGGCCAGCACTCGAAACCTGGCGTTGTCACGGGCTCGCGGCGACCTGGTGCACGTCCTTGATTCGGACGACCTGATGGCTCCGGGCGGCCTGGCCACCGTGATCATGGCCTTCGAGCGAGATCCGGACATCGGTTGGGTCGCCGGCCAGGCCGACAACCTGATGCCGGACGGTGGTCGAGTGAGCTTCGAGCCGATCTCGCCGACCGGCCGCGTCGAGGCCGGCGCGGTCAACGACTACGTGCTCGAGCACGGCCGCGGCCCGTTCCACCCGGCCGGCCTGACGCTGCGCACCGACCTGGCTCGGGCGGTCGGCGGCTGGGCGGCGTTGCCGCGAGCCGAGGACATGGCGCTGGTCGTGGCGGCGGCCGAGGTCGCCGCCGGTTACCACACACCCGAGGTCACCTGGCTGTACCGGCAGCACCCGGGCCAGATGACCCGCGCCGACGACTGGCCGGACCTGGATCCCGCGTGCTGGACGGTGATCCGGCAGCGCATCGAGTCCATGAGGGCCCTCTGATGCCGCTGCTGTCCGTTCTCACCGCGGTGCACGGCGATCGTGCTGATGTGTTGGCTGCTGCGGGGGAATCCGTTGCGGCGCAAGAGCTTCCGGCCGGCTGGGAGCTGGAGTGGGTGGTGCAGGAGGACGGCGACCGTCCGAGGCTGGGCGGCTATGGCGAGTACGAGGCCAACGGGGCTCAGCTGGGCGTCGCCGTGACGAGAAACCTCGCGCTGGCAAGGGTTCGCGGCGAGCTCGTACGGGTGTTGGACTCCGACGACCTGCTGCTGCCGGGCGCGTTGGCCCGGGCGATCGAGGCGTTCGAAGAGCACCCCGAGATCCACTGGGTGATTGCCCGGCCGCGGATGGCCGATGCCGTCTACTTCCAGTTGCTGCCCGAGGGCGTGCACGGCCGTGGCGCGATCGGTTCGTACGTGCAGGAACACCGCCGGGCGCCGGTCCACTGCGCCGGCCTGACCGCGAAGACGGCGACCGTCCGGGCGGTCGGCGGCTGGTGCGCCAATCCACGGGCCGAGGACATCGAGCTCGTGGCGGCGATCTCCGAGCTGGCGCCCGGATATCTCGACGGCACACCGAGTTGGCTCTACCGCAACCACGACGGGCAGACCGTGCGGCAGGCGAACTGGGGCATGCTGCACGCCGAGTCGTACCTGATGATCCACCAGCGAATTGCCGCCGCCAGGGCACTGGGGCTGCGGATGGGGACGAACTGATGCCACTGCTGTCCGTGCTGACCGCGGCACACGCCGGCCGGGCCGACCTGCTCGCCCGGGCCGGAGAAAGCGTTGCCGCGCAACGGCTTCCCGAAGGCTGGACGCTGGAGTGGGTTGTGCAGGAGGACGGCCCCGAGCCGTCACTGGCTCCAATTGTCGAACGGTTCCCGTTCGGTCGACACGCCGCGCACGGCGAGCAGCTCGGCATTGCCACCACCCGAAACCTGGCGCTGACCCGGGTCGACGGCGAGCTCGTGCACGTGCTCGACTCGGACGACGAACTGCTGCCGGACGCGATTTCCGTTGCGCTGAAGGCGTTCGAGAAGTTCCCCGCGGTGCACTGGGTCGCCGCGCAGGCCGACGACCTGCTGCCGGACGACACCCGCCGATCGTTCGCCCTGGAGTACCCGGCCGGTTACGTCGAACCCGGCAAGATGAACGAGTTCACCAACGGCCGCGGCGAGCCGCCGATCCACTGCGCCGGGCTGACCATGCGCACCCGGACCGTGCGCGCACTCGGCGGCTGGGCGGCGAATCCGCGCTCCGAGGACAGCGCCCTGTTCGTCGCACTGGCCGAGCTGACGCCCGGTTTCGTCACGCCGGAAGTCACGTGGCTACACCGGTTGCACACGGCTCAGACCACCGGCGAACACGCCTGGAAAACGCTGCGGGCGGAGTCGATGACCATGGTCCGCCAGCGCCTGGCCGCGCTGCGCGAGCTCGGCCTGGAACTGGACGTCTGATGCCGCTGATCTCGCTGCTCACGCCCGTGCTGGCCGACCGGGCTGCCCTGCTCGTCGAGGCGGGGGAAAGCATTGCCGCGCAACACCTTCCCGACGGCTGGGAGGTCGAGTGGATCGTGCAGGAGGACGGCTCGGAGCCGTCACTGCGCGAGATCACCGAGCGCTTCCCGTTCGCTCGGTACGAGGCCAACGGCGAGCCGCTAGGCGTTGCCGTGACGCGGAATCTGGCGTTGTCCCGGGCCGCCGGCGAGCTGGTGCACGTCCTCGACTCCGACGATCTCCTGCTGCCCCAAGGACTTGCGGTCCACATCGAGGCGTTCGCCGAGCACCCCGACCTGCACTGGGTCGCCGGCCAGGGCGATGACCTCCTGGCTGACGGCAGCCGCCGCTCCGTCACCCTCGACCTTGCCGCC encodes:
- a CDS encoding catalase family peroxidase is translated as MTAETSLPVQVVNTMEHLDGRHAGYRRAHARGACFVATFTPSGDAAKYTTAAHLAGAPVSATVRFSNGSGNPAMPDTQPGGRGMAVKFALPDGSFTDLIGVNLPRFLVATPEQFLALVRALAADKDAGTGDKVNLQAFLGANPSSIPAFQALGEMGVPASFATTGYQALHAFVWVNADGDRQAVRYRWVPSLGEQNLGPDEIAREEEQFLIGELTSRLADGPVSFTLHATLADPSDPTHDATVVWPSDRPSIEVGTLTVTGEVSDQDHWAAQIFDPTNLTPGIELSDDPLPQLRNAAYSVSYDRRTHGE
- a CDS encoding acyl-CoA desaturase translates to MSTTLARPDIDPEPKGALERTLVAVFVVVPLLALLAAIPLAWGWGLGWHDIVIAVVFYFVSGFGVTVGFHRLFTHGSFRAKPALRTGLAIAGSLALEMGVIDWVATHRRHHKYADRAGDPHSPWRFGSDWKALTKGLLHAHVGWLFDRERTSAERFCPDLLADPAIKKVNQRFELLVAVSLLAPALVGGLWSMSWQGALTAFFWGSLVRIALLHHVTWSINSICHTFGDEEFEVRDKSRNVGWLAVLSMGESWHNLHHSDPSCARHGALPGQVDPSARVIWIFEKLGWATDVKWPDARRLAAKRLSTAKV
- a CDS encoding sensor histidine kinase codes for the protein MSVVAPPITLVSRMMMRLRLVPVALGLAIASQLGVAVLVFVIVAAALIPLWVGVPAVIAAMALCRRFADVHRSVAGSLLGREVPRPYRPIARTDNWVTRFRIAAADPATWRDLSWLLANAVVGVLCSAMVLGLLFGGLFWLTMPLWYGLVPEGVVIQSFGIWEVRNFDDSLWMVPAGVAELIFWGWLSPRLMWLNAAVTAGLLGPTETAVANTQLTTRVAQLSESRAVSVDTHASELRRIERDLHDGAQARLVALGMSLGMAEETVDDNPELAKQLLAEARESTNTALAELRGLVRGILPPVLADRGLEGALQALALASPLPVQVAIDLPGRPPEPVESAVYFAIAEALTNTAKHGAADHAWLRLSYSDGRLVAVVGDDGRGGADVEPGGGLHGLERRLAAFDGVLLVTSPLGGPTVVYLEVPCALTPP
- a CDS encoding DUF2165 domain-containing protein, with product MRLLSRLGGLRVVVGVLTAISALQLALITIGNITDYDTNYAFVQHVFAMDTTFKSPHLMWRAITNPGLVTAAYVLIIIWEGLAAIALIAAVVAWIRGSELAKRLSSLGWLMEAMLFGGGFIAIGGEYFQMWQSSKWNGLSAALQNVIIASIGLILTHLVASRGREGAGDLQVDDGGAA
- a CDS encoding glycosyltransferase family 2 protein, whose amino-acid sequence is MPLVSVLTAAHAGRAPLLPATGESLAAQVLPAGWELEWIIEEDGPEPVLAQVAAGFPQASHRALRAQMGVASTRNLALSRARGDLVHVLDSDDLMAPGGLATVIMAFERDPDIGWVAGQADNLMPDGGRVSFEPISPTGRVEAGAVNDYVLEHGRGPFHPAGLTLRTDLARAVGGWAALPRAEDMALVVAAAEVAAGYHTPEVTWLYRQHPGQMTRADDWPDLDPACWTVIRQRIESMRAL
- a CDS encoding glycosyltransferase family 2 protein — translated: MPLLSVLTAVHGDRADVLAAAGESVAAQELPAGWELEWVVQEDGDRPRLGGYGEYEANGAQLGVAVTRNLALARVRGELVRVLDSDDLLLPGALARAIEAFEEHPEIHWVIARPRMADAVYFQLLPEGVHGRGAIGSYVQEHRRAPVHCAGLTAKTATVRAVGGWCANPRAEDIELVAAISELAPGYLDGTPSWLYRNHDGQTVRQANWGMLHAESYLMIHQRIAAARALGLRMGTN
- a CDS encoding glycosyltransferase family 2 protein, translated to MPLLSVLTAAHAGRADLLARAGESVAAQRLPEGWTLEWVVQEDGPEPSLAPIVERFPFGRHAAHGEQLGIATTRNLALTRVDGELVHVLDSDDELLPDAISVALKAFEKFPAVHWVAAQADDLLPDDTRRSFALEYPAGYVEPGKMNEFTNGRGEPPIHCAGLTMRTRTVRALGGWAANPRSEDSALFVALAELTPGFVTPEVTWLHRLHTAQTTGEHAWKTLRAESMTMVRQRLAALRELGLELDV
- a CDS encoding glycosyltransferase family 2 protein: MPLISLLTPVLADRAALLVEAGESIAAQHLPDGWEVEWIVQEDGSEPSLREITERFPFARYEANGEPLGVAVTRNLALSRAAGELVHVLDSDDLLLPQGLAVHIEAFAEHPDLHWVAGQGDDLLADGSRRSVTLDLAAGRVERGVLTQYFVDHGGVPIHPAGLTMRTNTVRALGGWAAAPRSEDVALLVAVADLAPGYLTPAATWLARQHPGQTTRRPGWQALFATADLQIAQRIEAQRTAHLRYLQGGS